The DNA window ACGTTTTATTGATAGTCAATTATTAGGGCAAACTAAGTGTACTAAATGTAGCGGCGCATTTATTACATATGCATTTCATCCAAAAAAAATTTTTATTTGCAGTTTTTGTCATCCACCATCAAGAGCGGTAAAAAAACGTAAACTTTCTAATGTTACAGCCGATAATCGCGTATGCCTTTAAAACAAATTAAAATATAAAATGTTTAAAAAGTTCAGTGTTTTAATATTGTTTAAATAAATTTTCAAAATTTATTCTAAAACTCACAAATTTTAATATTCATTATTTTTTAAGGGATCATTGTGTTAATTATAATCGGTTACTGCGTTGTATTCGTTTCTGTGTTTGGCGGTTTTTTATTAGCAGAAGGCCAAATTGGCGCATTATTTCAACCAGTAGAATTATTAATTATATTAGGGGCTGGATTAGGTGCTTTTATTGTTGGAAATAACGGCAAATCTATTTTTGCAACTATCAAAGCATTTCCAAAATTATTTCACTCATCACGTTATAATAAAGATATGTACATGGATGTCATGTCCCTTATATATCGATTACTTTCAAAAAGTAGACAATCAGGACTAATCAGTTTAGAAAAAGACATCGATAATCCTGAAACAAGCAAAATTTTTTCAAATTATCCATTAATGCTAAAAGATAAACTCATTATAGATTTTCTTGTAGATTATTTAAGGCTTATGATTAGCGGAAATTTGAATGCTTATGAAATTGAGGCCTTAATGAATGAAGAAATTGAAACTTGCGAGCAAGAACATGAAGTTCCAATTACCAGTTTGTTACAAGTTGGTGATGCACTACCTGCTTTTGGAATAGTAGCTGCTGTAATGGGCGTAGTTAATGCGTTAGCCGCTGCAGATAGACCGGCAGCTGAATTAGGAGAGTTAATTGCTCACGCTATGGTAGGAACATTTTTAGGAATTTTATTAGCTTACGGCTGTGTGATGCCGCTAGGAGCTTTATTAAAACAAAAAAGTGACGAACACATTAAAATGCTACAATGTATTAAAATTACTCTGTTATCCAGTATTAATGGATACGCACCTCAAATAGCAATCGAATTTGGTCGAAAAATTCTTTACTCATCTGAACGTCCTTCATTTACTGAACTTGAAGAACATTTACGTCAAGTTAAAAAATCAGGATTAGAATCTCGTAACGATAATGCAACAGTGAATTCATGAAAAAAAACTCACCAACAACAATATTAATTAAATGGAGAAAAGCTCAAAATTCTAGTCATCACGGTGGCTCTTGGAAAATTGCATATGCTGATTTTATGACAGCAATGATGGCTTTTTTTTTAGTTATGTGGCTACTTAGCACAAGCACTCCGCAGCAACGCGAACAAATTGCTGATTACTTTCGTATGCCAATAAAAGATAATTTAAACAAAAATCAAAAAACTAACATTCACTCTATACCTATGCCAGAAAATGGTGGAAGCACTATTCAAACAGAACATGCAAATCAAAGAAAAGAACAAGAACTAGCGCATCAAAAAGATATAAGAAGATTAAACAAAACACGTTATCATTTGCAACAAATATTAAAAAATGATCCAAGATTGCGTGATTTTCAACGAAATATGCATATTACTTTAGTACATGAAGGATTAAGAATTGAAATCGTTGACAGTAAAAAAAGACCAATGTTTACAACCGGAGGAAAAGAAATCGCACCATATATGAGATATATTATGCGTATAATAGCTCCGGTATTAAACGAATTACCTAATCGTATTAGTTTGGCAGGTCATACTGATAATCAACCATACATTAACGGAGAACGTGGATATGGAAATTGGGAATTGTCTGCAGATCGTGCAAATGCATCACGTCGTGAACTTGTAGAAGGTGGATTAATGAGCGATAAAATACTAAGGGTGATTGGTATGGCTAATACGATGGCAACAAAGCACAAACATTCTCATTATGCATCACAAAGAAGAATTAGCATAGTTATTTTAACTCAAAAACAAGAGGCAGCCATCAAAAAAGAAAACAGTGAAAGTCATAGCGAATTTATTGAAACTAATGATGATCCAGCATCTCAATTATGGAAATTAGCTGCTCCTCAAGCATTTACTGGAAAAAATGAATTTCAACTGAAATCTAATTTGAATAATTTTACAAAAAAAAATGAATAATAATTTTTTAACTTAGTTTATTAAAAATAAATGTATTTATTATATATATAAAAAATAAATAAGAAATCATAATGAATCATAATGAATCAGAAAAACACGAAGACCCCACTCCGCATCGTTTAAAAAAAGCTAGATTTGAAGGAAATATACCACGTTCAAGAGATCTCTCTTCTTTAGTTACATTATTTTTTGGGTGGCTTATCTTTGTTTTTTTAGGAAATCATTTAATCAAATATATAAAAATTTTTATTACAAAAAACTTAAACTTTGGGTTTCTTCAAGAAGAAGAAAACAATTTTATTCTATTTAATTTTTATTCATCAATAAAAGATATTTTTTTTATTTTAATGATAATTTTTATTTCTATCATCATAGTATCTATCGGAACCTCCGGTTTGTTAGGAGGATGGGTATTAATTAAGAAACCTTTACGTATTGATTTTTCTAGAATAAATCCATATAGAGGAATTAAAAAAATATTTGAAAATAATATTTTTTTTGAAATGATTAAAACAGTTTTTAAATTTATTTTAACATTTACGTTTTGTATTTTATACCTATGGTTTATGCAATTCAAAATTGCAGATTTATCTAGCAACTACTATTTATTTGCGATAGAAAAAAGCGTATTAATAATTAAAAAATGTGTTTTTTTAATACTTTTAAGTCTTGTTCCTATTGTAGGATTCGATATATTATTTCAATTATTTAACTTCAAAAAAAAGTTAAAAATGTCACGTCTTGAAATTCAAGATGAAAATAAAGAAAATGAAGGCAATCCACAATTAAAAAATTTTATACGTCAAAAACAACGTAAATTAGCATATCATCGTATGATGAATAATATTAAAAAAGCAGATGTAATTATATTAAATCCAATTCATTATGCAGTTGCTTTAAAATATGAACAAAAAAAAATGCATGCTCCTGTTCTTTTAGCGAAAGGATCAGGAAATATTGCAAAAAAAATTAAAGAAAAAGCACAAAAATATTTTGTTCCTATCATACAAATACCTAGTTTAGCTCAAATATTATATAAATATTGTCGTATTGGAGAATATATCCCATCAGAATTGTATGAATCTGTTGCTAAAGTTTTAACATGGGTGTACAACTTAAAAAGTTGGAGAAATTTAGGTGGCATTCCTCCTGAAAAACCAACTAATATCAACGTTCCTAATATACTAAAATTTTCAAAAAATCGGAAAATTTCGAATGAATAATACAGGCGA is part of the Wigglesworthia glossinidia endosymbiont of Glossina morsitans morsitans (Yale colony) genome and encodes:
- the motA gene encoding flagellar motor stator protein MotA — translated: MLIIIGYCVVFVSVFGGFLLAEGQIGALFQPVELLIILGAGLGAFIVGNNGKSIFATIKAFPKLFHSSRYNKDMYMDVMSLIYRLLSKSRQSGLISLEKDIDNPETSKIFSNYPLMLKDKLIIDFLVDYLRLMISGNLNAYEIEALMNEEIETCEQEHEVPITSLLQVGDALPAFGIVAAVMGVVNALAAADRPAAELGELIAHAMVGTFLGILLAYGCVMPLGALLKQKSDEHIKMLQCIKITLLSSINGYAPQIAIEFGRKILYSSERPSFTELEEHLRQVKKSGLESRNDNATVNS
- the motB gene encoding flagellar motor protein MotB; protein product: MKKNSPTTILIKWRKAQNSSHHGGSWKIAYADFMTAMMAFFLVMWLLSTSTPQQREQIADYFRMPIKDNLNKNQKTNIHSIPMPENGGSTIQTEHANQRKEQELAHQKDIRRLNKTRYHLQQILKNDPRLRDFQRNMHITLVHEGLRIEIVDSKKRPMFTTGGKEIAPYMRYIMRIIAPVLNELPNRISLAGHTDNQPYINGERGYGNWELSADRANASRRELVEGGLMSDKILRVIGMANTMATKHKHSHYASQRRISIVILTQKQEAAIKKENSESHSEFIETNDDPASQLWKLAAPQAFTGKNEFQLKSNLNNFTKKNE
- the flhB gene encoding flagellar biosynthesis protein FlhB, which gives rise to MNHNESEKHEDPTPHRLKKARFEGNIPRSRDLSSLVTLFFGWLIFVFLGNHLIKYIKIFITKNLNFGFLQEEENNFILFNFYSSIKDIFFILMIIFISIIIVSIGTSGLLGGWVLIKKPLRIDFSRINPYRGIKKIFENNIFFEMIKTVFKFILTFTFCILYLWFMQFKIADLSSNYYLFAIEKSVLIIKKCVFLILLSLVPIVGFDILFQLFNFKKKLKMSRLEIQDENKENEGNPQLKNFIRQKQRKLAYHRMMNNIKKADVIILNPIHYAVALKYEQKKMHAPVLLAKGSGNIAKKIKEKAQKYFVPIIQIPSLAQILYKYCRIGEYIPSELYESVAKVLTWVYNLKSWRNLGGIPPEKPTNINVPNILKFSKNRKISNE